The Sulfurimonas sp. HSL3-2 genome segment ACTATAGACATGTGCTCCCTCTATCTTGGACTGTAACACCATTATTTTGTTATCTTTTACATTGTCGTCAACATACTTTTTAACACTGCTTTTTGTAGGCTTATTGTCAAATATGACGTTAGAAAGAATCGGTTCATCTTTTACGGGAGCATCGACAAGACCGACAGGTTTTTTGATTTTGGAGAGTATCTTTTCAAGCGGATCAGTCTCTTGAACACCTTTATTATCGATGGTCACGGCTTTTGCAAGAGCAATTTTTAACTTTTCTTTTGCATCTTCAGGTGAAGTGGCGATTGTTTGGACAGTGATGGTGTTTTTTTCAAAATCGACATCCGTTCTGGTCTTTTTATCAGGAGTATAAGCGACCCACTCTTTTTTGGTGGATATCTTCGGATCGCTCCAGTAAGCTCCCAGTGATTTTTTGTAATCGTCAAAAGCTTTGAGCTGGGCTTTTTTATACTCGTCAAAAGCGTCTTCCTGAGACTTTTTGTATTGGTAGAACTCTTGCTTATTGCCACTCTCTTTTTGCATCTGCTGTTGTTGAAACTCTTTGAAAGTCTCAGCATCGGCAAAAGAGATAAGGGCAGCTAGCAGCAGTGTTTTTTGAAACATTATTTATCTTTAAAAAAAGTCTTTTGGATCAGCGTCTGCTAAATGATCCCATCTTAGTTTTGAACCGCCTATGACATGCCAGTGCAGATGTTTTACCTCTTGTCCGCCGTTTTCTCCTACATTTGTAATAACTCTGTATCCGCTTTTATCTATGCCGAGCTTTTTGGTAAGTTCCTGTATAAAAGTAGTCATGCCACTCATAGTCTCCGCTGAGACCTCGTTAAAACTGTCTACGTGTTTCTTTGGAATGGCAAGTATATGGATAGGTGCTTTAGGATTAATATCATGAAACGCGACGAAGTCATCGTTCTCTAATTCTATGTTTGCCGGAATATTTTTTTCAACGATTTTACAAAATAAACACATTTTTTAACCTTTTCTCTATTATTAAAATAATCATAATACGATTCTATCATAAATGTCATTTTTTTACTTTAAAAATAGGCGGGAGCTACTTTATGAAGCTTTTTGTAATAGATTTTTCTGTATAATCGCTTTTAAATTAACTACTGGAGACTCTATTTGAAAGAGTGGTATGAAAAAATCAGATCAGCTAATAGTGTTGAAGATTTAGAAAATATACGTATATCTATTTTCGGAAAAAAAGGTATTTTAGCCGAGCAGTTTGAAAAGATGAAAGCTGTACCGAATGAGGAAAAAGCATCATTTGCAAAAGAGCTGAATACACATAAAGGTGAATTGACTTCACTATTTAATGAACAAAAGATCATTATTCAGACAAAAGAGTTACAAGAAGCGATGAAAGCCGAAGCTATCGATGTTTCTCTTTTCTCTACAACATCAAGAAAAGGTGCGCTGCATCCTGTGATGGAGACTATGGACAGAATCGTCGAATACTTTTCGTCTATGAACTTTTCTGTCGAGACAGGACCGATGGTCGAGGATGACTTTCATAACTTTGAAGCATTGAATTTGCCAAAATATCATCCGGCGCGCGATATGCAGGATACTTTTTATTTTAAAGACGAGATGCTGCTTCGTACACATACATCACCTGTTCAGATAAGAACGATGCTGCATACAAAACCGCCAATTCGTATGATAGCTCCGGGTGCAGTGTTTAGACGTGACTATGACTTGACGCATACACCGATGTTCCATCAAGTCGAGGGGCTTCTCGTAGATGAGACAGGAAAGGTATCTTTTGCAAACCTAAAATATATATTAGAGGATTTCTTAAAATATATGTTCGGTGACGTAGAAGTGCGTTTTAGACCGAGTTTCTTTCCGTTTACGGAGCCGTCTGCTGAAGCGGATATCTCATGTATCTTCTGTAAAGGTGAAGGCTGCCGTGTATGTTCACATACGGGTTGGCTAGAAGTTTTAGGATGCGGGATCGTAGATCCAAACGTCTTTAAAGCAGTTGATTATGAAGATGTAAGCGGATACGCATTTGGACTAGGTGTTGAACGTTTTGCAATGCTTATACATCATATCGGAGACCTTCGTTCGTTATTTGAAGGAGATGTTAGACTATTGGAGCAGTTTCAATGATAGTTACAAAAAGTTGGTTAAACGAATTTATCAGTATTGAAGACAAATCTACAGAGGAGTTATGCAAGACACTGAACTCGATCGGCTTAGAAGTAGATAGAGTAGTTGAGTATGAGATCCCAAACAAGATAGTTTTCGGACACGTCATTGAGTGTGAAAGACACCCGGATGCAGATAAACTCAATGTCTGTAAAGTAGATATCGGTACAAGTATCCGTCAGATCGTGTGTGGTGCTGCAAACGTTAGAAAAGGTCTTCATGTAGCCGTTGCAACTGTCGGTGCAGAGATGCCTGGCGGACTGAAGATAAAACCTGTAAAACTTCGCGGAGTAGAAAGTGAAGGAATGATCTGTTCAGCTAGCGAGCTTGGTCTTGCTGATATCGGCGGAGGGATCATAGAGTTTGATTCATCGATCGGTGAGTTTAAACT includes the following:
- a CDS encoding murein transglycosylase domain-containing protein; translation: MFQKTLLLAALISFADAETFKEFQQQQMQKESGNKQEFYQYKKSQEDAFDEYKKAQLKAFDDYKKSLGAYWSDPKISTKKEWVAYTPDKKTRTDVDFEKNTITVQTIATSPEDAKEKLKIALAKAVTIDNKGVQETDPLEKILSKIKKPVGLVDAPVKDEPILSNVIFDNKPTKSSVKKYVDDNVKDNKIMVLQSKIEGAHVYSLNIQMPSDTMQKKSKQYYDDVRRYALKESLSIPLVFAIMQTESSFNPRARSYIPAFGLMQIVPNSAGMDAYHYLFNEKKLVSSSYLYNSTNNIMMGSAYLHILYYKYLKDIKDPVSRLYCTIAAYNTGAGNIAWAFNRNKKLSSRQKYSMSYAADDINALSSNNVYNRLLRDLRYDEPKHYLKNVSTRMVAYSKIYK
- a CDS encoding histidine triad nucleotide-binding protein, which gives rise to MCLFCKIVEKNIPANIELENDDFVAFHDINPKAPIHILAIPKKHVDSFNEVSAETMSGMTTFIQELTKKLGIDKSGYRVITNVGENGGQEVKHLHWHVIGGSKLRWDHLADADPKDFF
- the pheS gene encoding phenylalanine--tRNA ligase subunit alpha, with protein sequence MKEWYEKIRSANSVEDLENIRISIFGKKGILAEQFEKMKAVPNEEKASFAKELNTHKGELTSLFNEQKIIIQTKELQEAMKAEAIDVSLFSTTSRKGALHPVMETMDRIVEYFSSMNFSVETGPMVEDDFHNFEALNLPKYHPARDMQDTFYFKDEMLLRTHTSPVQIRTMLHTKPPIRMIAPGAVFRRDYDLTHTPMFHQVEGLLVDETGKVSFANLKYILEDFLKYMFGDVEVRFRPSFFPFTEPSAEADISCIFCKGEGCRVCSHTGWLEVLGCGIVDPNVFKAVDYEDVSGYAFGLGVERFAMLIHHIGDLRSLFEGDVRLLEQFQ